The following are encoded together in the Bradyrhizobium algeriense genome:
- a CDS encoding tripartite tricarboxylate transporter TctB family protein produces MNARRTDWQDVLFGLFLIAVAGIALAATRTLSGGTAADMGPGYMPRAIAIMLLAFGLWFSIRGIRRPFVGIAPVRLQPLLAITASVAVFALTATRFGLALSSFAAILIASLATREARPIETLLFALGLSAAAVLLFVKALALPVPIWPGAWF; encoded by the coding sequence ATGAACGCCCGTCGAACGGACTGGCAGGATGTGCTCTTCGGGCTGTTCCTGATCGCGGTCGCCGGCATCGCGCTGGCGGCGACGCGCACTTTGTCGGGCGGCACTGCCGCCGACATGGGGCCGGGCTACATGCCGCGCGCCATCGCCATCATGCTGCTGGCCTTCGGACTCTGGTTCAGCATCCGCGGAATCCGCCGCCCGTTTGTCGGGATCGCGCCGGTCCGCCTGCAGCCCCTGCTCGCGATCACGGCGTCGGTTGCCGTGTTCGCGCTTACCGCCACGCGCTTCGGCCTTGCGCTGTCGTCGTTCGCCGCGATCCTGATCGCAAGCCTCGCGACGCGGGAAGCGCGGCCGATCGAAACCTTACTCTTCGCACTGGGGCTCTCGGCGGCGGCGGTGCTGCTCTTCGTCAAGGCGCTGGCCTTGCCGGTGCCGATCTGGCCTGGAGCATGGTTCTGA
- a CDS encoding tripartite tricarboxylate transporter substrate binding protein, translated as MLPRFGRRAALAAAAAILLSQLPGVVHAQNFDRPVRIIVPYAPGGTSDILARLISPKLSAAIGQSVVVENKPGAAGNLGADAVAKATPDGTTLLLTDVGSVATAPSLFSNLTYNLEKDLAPVTMVMFGPYVLAVHESIPVKTVAELIAYAKANPGKLAVANSGVGGANHITAVVMQKELGIQFKHVPYKGGAAATRAVVAGESGALINGASATLPFVTNKQLVGLAVTGEHRVPSAPDLPTFKEAKLPGGDAGTWQGILVASGTPPAVIARLNTEIGKILESPEIKAKIAEQGGEVRAGTPDAMATWLKDATKRWGEVIREAGIKGE; from the coding sequence ATGCTTCCACGTTTCGGGCGCCGCGCCGCCCTTGCCGCCGCCGCAGCCATCCTGCTCAGCCAACTGCCCGGTGTCGTTCACGCCCAAAACTTCGACCGGCCGGTGCGCATCATCGTGCCCTATGCACCCGGTGGCACATCAGACATCCTGGCGCGGCTGATCAGCCCGAAATTGTCGGCGGCGATCGGCCAGTCGGTGGTGGTCGAGAACAAGCCCGGCGCGGCCGGCAATCTCGGCGCGGACGCCGTCGCCAAGGCGACGCCCGACGGCACGACGTTGCTGCTGACGGATGTCGGTTCGGTGGCGACGGCGCCCAGCCTGTTTTCGAACCTGACCTATAATCTCGAAAAGGACCTCGCCCCCGTAACGATGGTGATGTTCGGCCCCTATGTGCTGGCCGTGCATGAATCGATCCCGGTCAAAACGGTGGCGGAACTGATTGCCTATGCCAAGGCCAATCCCGGCAAGCTCGCGGTGGCGAATTCCGGAGTCGGCGGCGCCAATCACATCACCGCCGTGGTGATGCAGAAGGAGCTCGGCATCCAGTTCAAGCATGTGCCCTACAAGGGCGGCGCGGCGGCGACCCGCGCCGTGGTCGCCGGCGAGAGCGGCGCCCTCATCAACGGCGCGTCGGCAACCCTTCCCTTCGTGACCAACAAGCAACTGGTCGGTCTCGCGGTGACCGGCGAGCACCGCGTCCCCTCCGCGCCCGACCTGCCGACCTTCAAGGAGGCCAAGCTGCCCGGTGGCGACGCCGGCACCTGGCAGGGCATCCTGGTGGCCAGCGGCACGCCGCCGGCGGTGATTGCGCGGCTCAATACCGAGATCGGCAAGATTCTGGAGTCACCGGAGATCAAGGCCAAGATCGCCGAACAGGGCGGCGAAGTCCGCGCCGGCACCCCGGACGCGATGGCTACCTGGCTGAAGGACGCCACCAAACGCTGGGGCGAAGTCATCCGCGAAGCCGGCATCAAGGGCGAATGA